In the Sediminibacter sp. Hel_I_10 genome, one interval contains:
- a CDS encoding nuclear transport factor 2 family protein has protein sequence MSAKTIAQSFYNLDLAKDDHAISCIHKDAKLKWHSSKGYTILDYNGMDAMLKELRRSFESFRYKISHVLEDNDTVTLRYTIYAASIERPDKEEALAHFITIWETKDGKLFKGFEISQLADDSQESLNSYAEIKV, from the coding sequence ATGTCAGCAAAAACTATTGCGCAATCATTTTATAATCTTGACTTAGCAAAAGATGATCATGCCATAAGTTGTATTCATAAAGATGCCAAACTCAAATGGCATAGCAGTAAAGGGTATACTATTCTAGATTATAACGGGATGGATGCCATGCTTAAAGAATTAAGGCGGTCTTTTGAAAGTTTTAGGTATAAAATAAGTCACGTCTTAGAAGATAATGATACGGTAACACTAAGATATACCATTTATGCAGCCTCTATTGAACGGCCCGATAAAGAAGAAGCACTAGCACATTTTATAACAATTTGGGAAACAAAAGACGGTAAGCTGTTTAAAGGTTTTGAAATAAGCCAATTGGCCGATGATAGTCAAGAAAGCTTAAACTCTTATGCAGAAATAAAAGTCTAA
- a CDS encoding pitrilysin family protein: MKQIKFFTLLFIVALAFNCKESEKDSKTKDYAVATNTDDNGFNYETINNDPTGLRLYTLDNGLKVYLSKNVDEPKIQTCIAVRAGSNYDPKESTGLAHYLEHMVFKGTDKISALDWEKEKVYLDSISELYEQHRAETDPEKKKEIYKKIDEVSLEASNYAVANEYDKMISSLGATGTNAYTWFEQTVYTNKIPSNELDKWLAVENERFGHLVLRLFHTELEAVFEEFNRGQDNDYRKTYAAMLEGLFPNHPYGQQTTIGTGEHLKNPSMVDIHNYFDKYYVPNNMAIVLVGDIDFDKTIEKVNNTFGKLEKKEVEHPSLPKEDPITAPVVNEVFGPTAESVSIAFRTDKTGSEQEKMVTMCDMILANGNAGLIDLNLNQKQMVQSAGCSPTFLKEYGYHSFSGTPKEGQSLDEVKDLLLAQIEKLKKGEFEDWMPTAVVNDLKLSQTQRYENSTALANMYVDAFIQHEDWANRVKFLEDLKAISKQEIVDFANSFYKDNYVVTYKRQGTDDSIVKVENPGITPVNLNRDKSSEFMKTFNETESEMLEPKFVDYKKAIKETELKNGIDVSYIVNEQNDLFDMNIIFDMGSDSDKKLGLAAGYMEYLGTDKYSPEELKKEFYKLGINYYVSAGSETTYVGLNGLKENLPKGLELLEHLWNNAVPNQEAYNKYVESIAKDRKDTKTQKGSILYNGLMNYGKYGENSRLRNIYKVEELKAIDPMELVDIIKDMKNYKQRIFYYGKDSDAAVAALNENHKVADQLKDYPEAMSYTEKETGGNVYFVDFDMVQSEMLLLAKGDPFKAENMAASTLFNTYFGSGLSSIVFQEIRESKSLAYSAFSSYQTARDKDDSNYVMAYMGTQANKLPQAVDAMMELMTNMPEAEEQFNAAKEAALKKIAAERITKSSVFWSYERLKKLGIDNDNREDMYNAIKNMTMEDLRTFFNENIQGEHYNVMVIGNKKDIDFEALKKLGEVQEMDVDYLFNFDQPEEIKL; this comes from the coding sequence ATGAAACAGATCAAATTTTTTACGTTACTTTTTATAGTAGCGTTGGCGTTTAACTGTAAAGAATCAGAAAAAGATTCTAAGACAAAAGACTACGCCGTAGCGACTAATACCGATGACAACGGTTTTAATTATGAAACCATTAATAACGATCCCACGGGATTACGTTTGTACACTTTAGACAATGGTTTAAAGGTATACTTAAGCAAAAACGTAGACGAGCCTAAAATTCAAACTTGCATCGCTGTAAGAGCTGGTTCTAATTATGACCCTAAAGAATCCACTGGTCTTGCTCATTATTTAGAGCATATGGTTTTTAAAGGAACGGATAAAATCAGTGCCTTAGACTGGGAAAAAGAGAAAGTCTACTTAGATTCAATTTCTGAGTTATACGAGCAGCACAGAGCCGAAACTGATCCAGAAAAGAAAAAAGAGATTTACAAAAAAATAGACGAAGTGTCTTTAGAAGCGTCCAATTACGCGGTTGCTAACGAATATGATAAAATGATTAGTTCTCTAGGAGCAACAGGCACTAATGCATATACCTGGTTTGAACAAACAGTCTATACCAATAAAATACCATCAAACGAGTTGGACAAATGGCTTGCTGTAGAAAATGAACGTTTTGGCCATTTGGTATTGCGTTTGTTTCATACAGAATTGGAGGCTGTATTTGAGGAATTCAATAGAGGCCAAGATAACGATTACAGAAAAACTTATGCTGCTATGTTAGAAGGCTTGTTCCCTAATCACCCTTATGGTCAACAAACCACTATAGGTACAGGAGAGCATCTTAAAAATCCTTCCATGGTAGATATCCATAATTATTTTGATAAATATTATGTGCCAAATAATATGGCAATTGTACTTGTTGGGGATATTGATTTTGATAAGACTATTGAAAAAGTCAACAATACTTTTGGGAAATTAGAGAAAAAAGAAGTTGAACATCCTTCATTACCAAAAGAAGATCCTATCACAGCTCCTGTAGTGAATGAAGTGTTCGGACCAACTGCAGAGTCGGTATCTATAGCCTTCAGAACCGACAAAACAGGAAGTGAGCAAGAAAAAATGGTCACCATGTGCGATATGATCTTAGCCAATGGTAATGCCGGACTTATTGATTTAAACTTAAATCAAAAGCAAATGGTACAAAGTGCTGGTTGTTCTCCTACATTCTTAAAAGAATATGGATATCATTCTTTTTCAGGAACTCCAAAAGAGGGACAAAGCCTTGATGAAGTCAAAGATCTATTACTGGCACAAATTGAAAAATTAAAAAAAGGTGAGTTTGAAGATTGGATGCCAACTGCTGTTGTCAATGATCTTAAATTAAGCCAGACCCAACGCTATGAAAATAGTACTGCACTAGCTAATATGTATGTTGATGCGTTTATCCAACATGAAGATTGGGCCAATAGAGTGAAATTTTTAGAGGACCTTAAAGCTATCTCCAAGCAAGAAATCGTTGATTTCGCAAATTCTTTTTATAAAGACAATTATGTAGTAACTTATAAAAGACAAGGTACCGATGATTCTATTGTAAAAGTTGAGAATCCTGGTATTACCCCGGTTAATCTTAACAGAGATAAGAGCTCTGAATTTATGAAGACTTTTAACGAAACAGAGTCTGAGATGCTAGAGCCTAAATTTGTAGACTATAAGAAAGCCATCAAGGAAACTGAACTGAAGAACGGAATCGATGTATCGTATATCGTAAACGAACAAAATGATTTGTTTGATATGAATATCATTTTCGATATGGGTAGTGATAGCGATAAGAAATTAGGTTTGGCTGCAGGATATATGGAGTATTTAGGTACCGATAAATATTCTCCAGAAGAACTAAAAAAGGAGTTCTATAAATTAGGAATCAATTATTATGTAAGTGCTGGATCTGAAACCACATACGTTGGCTTAAATGGTTTAAAAGAAAACTTGCCAAAAGGCTTAGAACTTCTTGAGCACCTTTGGAATAATGCAGTGCCAAATCAAGAGGCTTACAACAAATACGTAGAGTCCATTGCAAAAGACAGAAAAGATACAAAGACCCAAAAAGGAAGCATCTTGTATAATGGTTTGATGAACTATGGTAAATATGGAGAAAATTCTAGACTTCGTAACATTTACAAGGTTGAAGAATTAAAAGCCATTGACCCAATGGAGCTTGTAGACATCATAAAAGATATGAAAAATTACAAGCAGAGAATATTCTATTATGGTAAAGATTCTGACGCTGCCGTCGCAGCATTGAATGAAAATCATAAGGTCGCAGACCAACTTAAAGACTATCCAGAAGCAATGAGTTACACCGAAAAAGAAACTGGTGGCAACGTCTATTTTGTAGATTTTGATATGGTACAGTCTGAAATGTTATTATTGGCCAAAGGAGATCCTTTTAAAGCCGAAAATATGGCAGCCTCAACATTGTTCAACACGTATTTTGGAAGTGGCTTATCGTCAATTGTATTTCAAGAAATAAGAGAATCGAAGTCTTTAGCCTATTCTGCATTCTCTAGCTATCAAACTGCCAGAGATAAAGACGATTCTAACTATGTTATGGCCTATATGGGAACTCAAGCTAACAAATTACCACAAGCGGTTGACGCCATGATGGAATTGATGACCAATATGCCTGAAGCCGAAGAGCAATTTAATGCTGCTAAGGAGGCTGCTTTGAAAAAGATCGCTGCGGAACGTATTACCAAGTCTAGCGTTTTCTGGAGCTATGAACGTTTAAAAAAGCTAGGTATTGATAATGACAATCGCGAAGACATGTACAATGCCATAAAAAATATGACAATGGAAGATCTTAGAACATTCTTTAACGAGAACATTCAAGGAGAACATTACAACGTTATGGTTATAGGTAATAAAAAAGACATCGATTTTGAAGCACTTAAAAAACTAGGTGAAGTTCAAGAGATGGACGTTGATTATTTATTTAATTTTGATCAACCAGAAGAGATTAAATTATAA
- the efp gene encoding elongation factor P, whose translation MASTSDIRNGLCIRYNHDIFKIIEFLHVKPGKGPAFVRTKMKSVTTGKVLDNTFSAGHKIDDVRVETHKFQFLYADGEFYHFMNQEDYTQIRLLEAALDRPDLLKEGEVVTVLINTEDNMPLSVDMPASVILEVSHTEPGVKGNTATNATKPATVETGAEVNVPLFINEGDKIKIETEKGTYKERVKE comes from the coding sequence ATGGCAAGTACTTCAGACATAAGAAATGGATTGTGCATCAGATACAATCACGATATTTTTAAAATTATTGAATTTTTACACGTGAAGCCAGGCAAAGGTCCTGCCTTTGTAAGAACTAAAATGAAAAGTGTAACGACGGGGAAAGTATTGGACAATACATTTTCTGCTGGTCATAAAATTGATGATGTTAGAGTAGAGACTCACAAATTTCAGTTTCTTTATGCTGATGGTGAATTTTACCATTTCATGAATCAAGAAGACTACACCCAGATCCGTTTGTTGGAAGCGGCTTTAGATCGTCCAGATTTATTGAAAGAAGGTGAAGTTGTCACCGTTTTGATCAATACCGAGGATAATATGCCATTATCTGTAGATATGCCAGCGAGTGTTATTCTAGAAGTATCACATACAGAACCTGGAGTTAAAGGAAATACGGCCACAAATGCAACCAAACCTGCAACTGTAGAAACAGGAGCAGAGGTGAATGTGCCATTATTTATTAATGAAGGCGATAAAATTAAGATCGAAACAGAAAAAGGGACGTATAAAGAGCGTGTTAAAGAATAA
- a CDS encoding bifunctional UDP-3-O-[3-hydroxymyristoyl] N-acetylglucosamine deacetylase/3-hydroxyacyl-ACP dehydratase: MAIIKTDVKQKTIGKRVSLTGVGLHTGKNVTLTFCPAESNSGFSFKRIDLEGSPQINADANYVTNTQRGTCLERNGVTIQTSEHVLAALVGMDIDNAIIELDASEPPIMDGSAKFFIKALEEAEIVEQEACREEYVVTDVISYLDEDSGSEIIVMPAKTYQVTTMVDFGTMVLGTQNATLTDISEFKSEISDSRTFSFLHELETLLEHGLIKGGDLNNAIVYVDKELSEATMEKLKVAFNKDSISVKPNGILDNLTLHYPNEAARHKLLDVVGDLALVGTRIRGKIIANKPGHQINTLFAKKLSKIIKNERRNNVPNVDLNQEPLMDVMKIMDMLPHRQPFLLLDKVFELSDSHVIGMKNVTMNEEFFKGHFPGAPVMPGVLIVEAMAQTGGILVLSTVPDPENYLTFFMKIDKVKFKQKVVPGDTLIFKCDLITPIRRGICHMQGYAYANGKLCAEAELMAQISKVK, encoded by the coding sequence ATGGCCATAATTAAAACAGACGTCAAACAAAAAACCATAGGAAAAAGAGTATCTCTTACAGGTGTTGGTTTACATACTGGAAAAAATGTAACCTTAACGTTTTGTCCTGCTGAATCTAATTCTGGATTCAGTTTTAAAAGAATTGATCTAGAGGGGAGTCCGCAAATAAATGCAGATGCCAACTACGTCACTAACACACAGCGTGGTACCTGTCTTGAAAGAAATGGCGTGACCATACAAACCTCTGAGCATGTATTAGCGGCTCTAGTTGGGATGGATATCGATAATGCCATCATAGAACTTGACGCTTCAGAACCACCTATTATGGATGGCTCTGCAAAATTCTTTATCAAAGCCTTAGAAGAAGCAGAAATTGTTGAACAAGAGGCTTGCAGAGAAGAGTATGTGGTAACAGATGTGATTTCTTATTTAGATGAAGACTCTGGAAGCGAAATTATTGTTATGCCTGCAAAAACTTACCAAGTAACCACTATGGTCGACTTCGGAACCATGGTTTTAGGCACCCAAAACGCAACCTTAACAGATATTTCCGAATTTAAGTCTGAAATATCAGATTCAAGAACCTTTAGTTTTTTACATGAACTAGAAACACTTTTAGAACATGGTCTTATTAAAGGTGGCGATTTAAACAATGCTATTGTTTATGTGGATAAGGAATTATCTGAAGCCACTATGGAAAAATTGAAGGTTGCTTTTAATAAGGACTCTATTTCTGTAAAACCTAACGGAATACTAGACAATCTTACCTTGCATTACCCCAATGAAGCTGCCAGACATAAATTATTGGATGTGGTTGGAGATTTGGCTTTAGTGGGGACAAGAATACGAGGCAAGATCATAGCAAATAAACCGGGACATCAAATCAATACCCTTTTTGCAAAAAAGCTTTCAAAGATCATTAAAAATGAGCGTCGAAATAATGTGCCCAATGTTGATTTAAATCAAGAGCCATTAATGGACGTTATGAAGATTATGGATATGCTACCACATAGGCAACCATTTCTTCTTTTGGACAAGGTTTTTGAACTCTCAGATTCTCATGTCATCGGGATGAAAAACGTCACCATGAATGAAGAGTTTTTTAAAGGGCATTTCCCTGGAGCTCCTGTAATGCCAGGAGTGCTTATCGTAGAAGCGATGGCGCAAACAGGAGGTATTTTAGTCTTAAGTACAGTACCAGATCCAGAGAATTACTTGACCTTCTTCATGAAGATTGATAAAGTAAAATTTAAGCAGAAAGTTGTACCAGGAGATACCTTAATTTTTAAGTGTGATTTGATTACACCTATAAGACGTGGTATTTGCCATATGCAGGGCTATGCTTATGCCAATGGAAAATTATGTGCCGAAGCTGAACTGATGGCACAAATTTCAAAAGTAAAATAA
- a CDS encoding prohibitin family protein → MERLPKIAIPAVIAVVVLIILLAKSAVTIDSGQAGVLYKTFDEGVVTDNPPLGEGFHIIAPWNKVFVYEVRQQELFEKMKVLSSNGLEIQIDASAWYEPVYKDLGNLHQSIGKDYLQRVIQPAIRSAARSVVGRYTPEQLYASKRDAIQDEIFEETKLILNKQFVQLNQVLVRDVTLPNTIKDAIERKLKQEQESLEYEFRLVTADKEAQKVRIEAQGKADANKILSASLTDKILQDKGIDATMKLAESPNSKVIVIGSGDSGLPIILGDQ, encoded by the coding sequence ATGGAAAGATTACCAAAAATTGCAATACCAGCGGTCATTGCAGTTGTTGTATTGATTATTTTATTAGCAAAATCTGCGGTCACTATTGATTCTGGTCAAGCAGGAGTTCTCTACAAAACATTTGATGAAGGAGTTGTAACAGATAACCCACCATTAGGCGAAGGATTTCACATCATTGCACCATGGAACAAAGTATTTGTTTATGAAGTTCGTCAACAAGAGTTGTTTGAGAAAATGAAAGTATTATCCTCAAATGGATTGGAAATTCAAATTGATGCCTCTGCTTGGTATGAGCCGGTTTATAAAGACTTAGGTAATTTACACCAATCTATAGGTAAAGATTACTTACAGCGCGTTATTCAACCAGCCATTAGAAGTGCTGCTAGAAGCGTTGTAGGAAGATATACACCTGAGCAATTATATGCCAGTAAAAGAGATGCCATTCAAGACGAAATTTTTGAAGAGACAAAATTGATTTTAAACAAACAATTTGTACAATTAAATCAAGTTTTGGTGAGAGATGTGACTCTACCTAATACCATTAAAGATGCCATCGAACGTAAATTAAAGCAGGAGCAAGAGTCTTTAGAATATGAGTTTAGATTGGTTACTGCAGACAAAGAAGCTCAAAAAGTAAGAATTGAAGCTCAAGGTAAAGCCGATGCCAATAAAATTTTAAGTGCATCACTTACCGATAAAATTTTGCAGGACAAAGGTATTGATGCCACTATGAAATTAGCGGAATCGCCTAACAGTAAAGTTATTGTTATTGGTTCTGGAGATAGTGGATTACCTATTATTTTAGGAGATCAATAA
- the lpxA gene encoding acyl-ACP--UDP-N-acetylglucosamine O-acyltransferase, with translation MNQPLAYVHPGAKIAKNVVIEPFTTIYSNVTIGEGTWIGSNVTIMEGARIGKNCNIFPGSVISAIPQDLKYNDEDTLTIIGDNVTIRECVTINRGTTDKMKTVIGDNCLIMAYCHIAHDCIVGNNCIFSNNSTLAGHISIGDYVVLAGMTAVHQFCSIGNHAFVTGGSLVRKDVPPFVKAAREPLSYVGINSVGLRRRGFSTDKIREVQDIYRILYQKNYNTTQASDLIEAEMEATPERDEILQFIKNSHRGIMKGYFKSN, from the coding sequence ATGAACCAACCTTTAGCTTATGTGCATCCCGGTGCAAAGATTGCCAAGAATGTAGTCATAGAACCTTTTACAACCATATATAGTAATGTAACTATTGGTGAGGGGACATGGATAGGAAGCAACGTGACCATAATGGAAGGCGCTCGGATAGGAAAAAATTGTAATATTTTTCCTGGTTCGGTGATTTCAGCAATACCACAAGACTTAAAATATAATGATGAGGATACGTTAACCATAATAGGCGATAACGTGACCATTAGAGAGTGCGTTACCATCAATAGGGGTACCACCGATAAGATGAAAACCGTGATTGGCGATAATTGCTTGATCATGGCCTATTGTCATATTGCCCATGATTGTATTGTAGGAAATAATTGCATTTTTTCAAACAATAGTACCTTAGCCGGACACATTTCTATAGGAGATTACGTAGTATTGGCAGGAATGACTGCCGTTCACCAATTTTGTTCTATAGGAAACCATGCCTTTGTTACAGGAGGATCCTTAGTAAGAAAGGATGTCCCACCGTTTGTTAAAGCTGCACGTGAGCCTTTGTCTTACGTTGGAATTAATTCTGTAGGCCTTCGCAGACGTGGTTTTTCTACCGATAAGATTAGAGAAGTTCAAGACATCTATCGTATTCTTTATCAAAAAAATTATAATACTACCCAAGCATCAGATTTAATTGAGGCTGAAATGGAAGCCACACCAGAGCGTGACGAGATTCTTCAGTTTATAAAGAATTCACATCGAGGCATCATGAAAGGGTATTTTAAATCAAATTAA
- the sucD gene encoding succinate--CoA ligase subunit alpha translates to MSVLVNKDSKIIVQGFTGSEGTFHAEQMIEYGTNVVGGVTPGKGGQKHLDRPVFNTVAEAVKEVGADTTIIFVPPAFAADAIMEAADAGIKVIITITEGIPVADMIKAANYIKHMDCRLIGPNCPGVITPGEAKVGIMPGFVFKKGKVGIVSKSGTLTYEAADQVVKQGLGITTAIGIGGDPIIGTTTKEAVELLINDPETECVVMIGEIGGQLEADAAKWYQNSGSKKPVIGFIAGETAPAGRTMGHAGAIVGGSDDTAQAKKAIMKECGIHVVESPAEIGKKVAEVMGK, encoded by the coding sequence ATGAGCGTTTTAGTAAATAAGGATTCAAAAATAATTGTTCAAGGTTTTACAGGTAGTGAAGGTACGTTTCACGCTGAACAAATGATAGAATACGGTACCAACGTTGTAGGTGGTGTCACTCCTGGAAAAGGTGGTCAAAAACATTTAGACAGACCTGTGTTCAATACTGTAGCTGAAGCAGTTAAAGAAGTAGGAGCAGATACAACCATTATTTTTGTACCACCAGCATTTGCTGCAGATGCCATTATGGAAGCTGCTGATGCAGGAATTAAAGTTATTATTACGATTACTGAAGGAATTCCTGTAGCCGATATGATTAAGGCTGCAAACTATATCAAACATATGGATTGCCGTTTAATTGGTCCTAACTGTCCAGGGGTAATTACACCAGGAGAGGCTAAAGTAGGGATTATGCCAGGCTTCGTTTTCAAAAAAGGGAAAGTAGGTATCGTTTCTAAATCTGGTACCCTAACTTATGAAGCAGCTGATCAAGTTGTAAAACAAGGATTAGGCATTACTACGGCTATCGGTATTGGAGGAGATCCTATTATTGGAACGACCACTAAAGAAGCTGTTGAATTATTAATCAATGATCCAGAAACGGAATGCGTTGTGATGATTGGTGAGATTGGTGGACAATTAGAGGCAGATGCTGCTAAATGGTACCAAAATAGTGGAAGCAAAAAACCGGTTATTGGTTTTATCGCTGGAGAGACTGCACCTGCAGGACGTACTATGGGTCATGCTGGAGCAATTGTAGGAGGCAGTGATGATACTGCTCAAGCTAAGAAAGCTATTATGAAGGAGTGTGGTATCCACGTTGTGGAATCACCTGCAGAAATCGGCAAAAAAGTTGCTGAAGTTATGGGTAAATAG
- the lpxD gene encoding UDP-3-O-(3-hydroxymyristoyl)glucosamine N-acyltransferase codes for MKFTAQQIAGILEGDIIGDTEVEVSKLSKIEEGTEGSLTFLANPKYKSYIYSTEASITIVNKSFEPEQPLSTTLIKVDDAYKAFSKLLEYYNQIKLNKHGIEQPSYISESATVGEDVYIGAFSYLGDNVVIGDNVKIFPNSYVGDNVSIGHNTVLFAGVKIYSECIIGKDCVINSGAIIGADGFGFAPNEKGEYHKVPQIGNVIIEDYVDVGAATTIDRATLGSTIIRRGVKLDNQIQIAHNVEVGKNTVIAAQTGVAGSTKIGENCQIGGQVGIAGHISVGNNVKIQAQSGIGRNIKDNEAIQGSPALTYGDFNKSYVHFKNLPKTIKRLNDIEKKLNGHN; via the coding sequence GGCACAGAGGGGTCATTGACTTTTTTAGCCAATCCTAAGTATAAGTCTTATATATACTCAACAGAGGCCTCTATTACTATTGTCAATAAATCTTTTGAGCCAGAACAGCCCTTATCAACCACTTTGATTAAAGTAGATGATGCTTATAAGGCCTTTTCTAAACTGCTTGAATATTATAATCAAATCAAATTAAATAAGCACGGGATAGAGCAACCGTCCTATATTTCAGAATCTGCCACCGTTGGAGAAGATGTCTATATAGGAGCGTTTTCTTACTTAGGAGACAATGTGGTTATTGGTGATAATGTTAAGATTTTTCCCAATAGTTATGTCGGTGACAATGTTAGCATAGGACACAATACCGTTCTTTTTGCTGGTGTAAAAATTTATTCTGAGTGTATTATTGGCAAAGACTGCGTTATTAATTCTGGTGCTATCATTGGTGCCGATGGTTTTGGATTTGCACCAAATGAAAAAGGAGAGTATCATAAAGTTCCTCAAATCGGAAACGTGATTATAGAAGATTATGTAGACGTAGGTGCCGCTACCACTATAGACCGTGCAACCTTAGGGTCTACTATTATAAGAAGAGGCGTAAAGTTGGACAATCAGATACAAATTGCCCATAATGTAGAAGTTGGAAAAAACACTGTGATTGCTGCTCAAACGGGAGTGGCCGGTTCAACCAAGATTGGTGAAAATTGTCAAATTGGAGGACAAGTTGGTATTGCCGGTCACATTTCCGTAGGGAATAATGTAAAAATACAGGCACAATCTGGTATTGGCAGAAATATTAAAGATAATGAAGCTATTCAAGGTTCACCGGCCTTAACTTATGGAGATTTCAATAAATCTTATGTGCACTTCAAAAACCTACCAAAAACTATCAAACGTTTAAACGATATAGAAAAAAAACTCAATGGCCATAATTAA
- the fabG gene encoding 3-oxoacyl-[acyl-carrier-protein] reductase produces MKLLEGKTAIITGASRGIGKGIAEVFAKHGANIAFTYSSSVGAAETLEKELNAEGIKAKGYKSDAANFDDAQKLAEEVSAEFGTIDILVNNAGITKDNLLMRMGEEDFDKVIEVNLKSVFNMTKAVQRTMLKQRKGSIINMSSVVGVKGNAGQTNYAASKAGIIGFSKSVALELGSRNIRSNVIAPGFIETEMTAKLDEETVKGWRNAIPLKRGGTPEDIANACVFLASDMSAYVTGQTLNVDGGMLT; encoded by the coding sequence ATGAAATTACTTGAAGGAAAAACAGCAATTATAACAGGAGCCAGTCGTGGTATTGGTAAAGGAATTGCGGAAGTTTTTGCAAAACATGGCGCTAACATTGCATTTACATATAGCTCATCTGTAGGGGCTGCAGAAACCTTAGAAAAAGAACTCAATGCTGAAGGCATAAAAGCCAAAGGCTACAAAAGTGATGCTGCAAACTTTGATGATGCTCAAAAATTGGCGGAAGAGGTGTCAGCCGAATTTGGAACCATTGATATTCTTGTCAATAATGCAGGGATCACTAAAGATAATTTGCTCATGCGTATGGGCGAAGAAGATTTTGATAAGGTCATTGAGGTCAATCTAAAATCTGTGTTCAATATGACGAAGGCGGTACAACGTACCATGCTGAAGCAACGTAAAGGTTCTATCATCAATATGAGCTCTGTTGTAGGAGTTAAGGGAAATGCCGGTCAAACCAATTATGCAGCATCAAAAGCTGGTATTATCGGTTTTTCAAAATCTGTAGCATTAGAGTTAGGTTCTAGAAATATTAGAAGCAACGTGATTGCACCAGGGTTTATTGAAACAGAAATGACCGCAAAATTAGATGAAGAGACTGTTAAAGGATGGAGAAATGCCATTCCTTTAAAACGTGGAGGGACGCCTGAAGATATTGCCAATGCTTGTGTCTTTTTAGCAAGTGATATGAGTGCTTACGTTACAGGGCAGACCTTGAATGTTGATGGTGGTATGTTGACTTAA
- the lpxD gene encoding UDP-3-O-(3-hydroxymyristoyl)glucosamine N-acyltransferase: protein MKFPRTYTLKEIAELISTEYVGADDFPVLGMNEIHVVNSGDIVFVDHPKYYDKALNSEATIVLINKKVDCPEGKALLISDDPFRDFNKLTSHFKPFQSSSVSISDSASIGKETIIQPNCFIGHNVTIGENCIIHPNVSIYNDTVIGNHVQIHAGTVIGASAFYYKNRPEGFDQLKSGGRVVIKDHVDIGALCTIDRGVTGDTTIGEGSKLDNQIQVGHDTLIGKKCLIASQTGIAGCVVIEDGVTIWGQVGIKSGITLAKGTTIYAQSGLGHSTEENTAYFGSPAVEARKKFKELAYINKLPEIIKKLNNI, encoded by the coding sequence ATGAAATTCCCAAGAACGTACACTCTTAAAGAAATTGCCGAACTTATTTCCACGGAATATGTAGGTGCAGATGATTTTCCTGTTTTGGGAATGAATGAGATTCATGTCGTGAATTCCGGTGATATTGTCTTTGTAGATCATCCCAAATATTACGATAAAGCTTTAAATTCCGAAGCCACCATAGTGCTTATCAATAAGAAAGTTGATTGCCCAGAAGGTAAAGCATTGCTCATAAGCGACGACCCTTTTAGGGATTTTAATAAGCTTACGAGTCATTTTAAACCTTTTCAATCTTCTAGTGTTTCCATTTCAGATTCGGCAAGCATAGGAAAAGAAACCATCATTCAACCCAATTGTTTTATTGGTCATAATGTTACCATTGGTGAGAATTGTATCATCCATCCCAACGTTAGTATTTACAATGATACGGTCATTGGCAATCACGTTCAAATACATGCTGGTACAGTTATAGGGGCAAGCGCCTTTTACTATAAAAACCGTCCAGAAGGTTTTGACCAACTCAAATCGGGTGGTCGCGTTGTCATTAAAGATCATGTTGATATTGGAGCACTATGCACCATTGATAGAGGTGTAACGGGTGACACGACCATTGGGGAAGGTTCTAAATTAGACAATCAAATTCAGGTTGGTCACGACACATTAATAGGTAAAAAGTGTTTAATCGCTTCACAAACGGGTATTGCTGGATGTGTTGTTATTGAAGACGGAGTCACAATCTGGGGGCAAGTCGGGATTAAAAGCGGCATCACATTAGCAAAAGGCACTACCATTTACGCCCAATCTGGTTTAGGCCATTCCACAGAAGAAAACACGGCTTATTTTGGATCACCAGCTGTAGAGGCCAGAAAAAAATTCAAGGAGTTAGCCTATATCAATAAACTTCCCGAAATCATTAAGAAATTAAATAACATTTAA